From a single Rosa rugosa chromosome 7, drRosRugo1.1, whole genome shotgun sequence genomic region:
- the LOC133723137 gene encoding pectinesterase inhibitor 5 gives MASDNHSWSIVLFLALLLYYHSIVVTAADQALLDKICKLAQSYDFCLSTLRNDPRTAQADLRGLSLISIAITIDEVRDVSDRLPNIPVPNHPVDQQRKKACQTDYSDALASFQKAYQTSAKGDYWGVIDLVRVGANKAIDCEDIYKRDPISVSPVSTDNHKVIQLAEITLIVIDFLTRH, from the coding sequence ATGGCTTCTGACAACCATAGCTGGTCGATagtactgtttcttgctctccTTTTGTACTATCACTCAATCGTCGTCACTGCAGCTGATCAAGCCTTGCTTGACAAAATCTGCAAGCTGGCTCAGAGTTACGATTTTTGCCTCTCAACACTGCGCAACGACCCACGTACTGCTCAAGCTGACCTTCGTGGCCTTTCCCTAATctccattgcaataaccattgaTGAAGTACGAGATGTTTCCGATCGACTGCCTAACATTCCTGTACCTAATCATCCCGTCGATCAGCAACGGAAAAAAGCTTGTCAGACTGATTATAGTGACGCATTAGCCAGTTTCCAGAAGGCTTACCAGACCTCAGCTAAAGGGGATTACTGGGGTGTGATCGACTTGGTGAGGGTTGGAGCAAACAAAGCTATAGATTGCGAAGACATATACAAGAGAGATCCGATAAGCGTGTCACCAGTCTCTACAGATAACCACAAAGTGATTCAGCTTGCAGAGATCACTTTAATTGTTATTGATTTTCTAACCAGACATTAA
- the LOC133722390 gene encoding uncharacterized protein LOC133722390, which translates to MICCVSRNEKVRSVVIASMIYYIFCLGMCWWLIFNQRAWFWVLAAVETARRKMRGRVTKAELVAGVASHFEQGGILVLEPQPWKSCDINHKVSEVKLEKRRISSLKSNAGLKACLLS; encoded by the exons ATGATATGTTGTGTATCTAGGAACGAAAAAGTTAGATCTGTTGTGATTGCATCTATGATTTACTATATCTTTTGTTTGGGTATGTGCTGGTGGTTGATCTTTAATCAAAGAGCTTGGTTCTGGGTTCTGGCAGCGGTGGAAACAGCAAGAAGGAAGATGAGGGGCAGGGTAACAAAGGCGGAACTGGTCGCCGGAGTTGCATCTCATTTTG AGCAGGGTGGCATTCTTGTGCTGGAACCTCAACCATGGAAGTCTTGTGATATAAATCATAAAGTTTCTGAG gttaaattggagaaacGAAGGATTTCGAGCTTAAAGTCAAACGCAGGATTGAAAGCGTGCTTGCTATCCTGA